Proteins from a single region of Streptomyces glaucescens:
- a CDS encoding bifunctional glycosyltransferase 87/phosphatase PAP2 family protein, whose translation MANAEHGGRSAGALGATAVGATRARLRAARAALWLVAAVLAVRQLAVVLGTPRGERLTDLETWVGPDGVLHVEGSLYDSTHFTGTPFGGLVLKPLTRSAEQALGWGWTFGTLLLVVALGLVAARALPHPVSRRTALFAAPAAISLLMLSLPVRNAFWLGQTGILPVLLVLLGCFVVRGRRAGGALIGVAAALQPTVLLFAPLLWFTGRRRAAASLGAAFAAGTALAWAAMPHDSSAYWVHHLAGTGLGGPADDLANQSLHGALLRLGLTGPLEIGLFLTLGAAVAVLGVRRAVRYARDGQLLLAVAVTGCAAIAVSPTAWQHQLLWILLAVVGRVGRRAADRPVWPVAVILVMTVPAKWMLPDMGFLHPLRDNLVILAAVLAAVAIPFVPRTSPYFRSPVPTEYAAPVPARYRHIPLLPFLRRVLARPNLLLEMLLIRVTYAAYSQVRLAATGGTISGGRERAEHHGEQIMAIERVLRLDIEHAVNHAVVGIGWLRGFFDFYYTSFHFAVPLTVLGLLYWRRPVDYRWARSTLGLTTLLALIGFWLYPLAPPRLMPDLGIIDTVHGVQDFSQPDYGTLTSLTNQYAAMPSLHFGWSLWCGLVIALVAPRGWMKALGLLHPLFTVMAIVATGNHWVLDAVGGAVVVLAGFGLVYILQGPRASAAAHSNQTVLPPPGPASTPHLSATASSSTSPRPLSESGETSREKDGT comes from the coding sequence GTGGCGAATGCGGAACACGGTGGACGATCTGCGGGTGCCCTGGGAGCGACGGCGGTCGGCGCGACCAGAGCCCGGCTGCGGGCTGCCCGGGCGGCCCTGTGGCTGGTCGCCGCGGTCCTGGCGGTACGGCAGCTCGCGGTGGTCCTGGGCACGCCCCGGGGCGAGCGGCTGACCGACCTGGAGACCTGGGTGGGCCCGGACGGCGTGCTGCACGTGGAGGGATCGCTCTACGACTCGACGCACTTCACCGGCACCCCCTTCGGCGGTCTGGTCCTCAAACCCCTCACCCGTTCGGCGGAACAGGCCCTCGGCTGGGGCTGGACCTTCGGCACGCTCCTGCTCGTCGTCGCCCTCGGCCTGGTCGCCGCCCGCGCCCTGCCGCACCCGGTCAGCCGCCGTACGGCCCTGTTCGCCGCGCCCGCCGCGATCAGCCTGCTCATGCTGTCGCTGCCGGTCCGCAACGCCTTCTGGCTGGGCCAGACCGGCATCCTCCCCGTCCTCCTCGTCCTGCTGGGCTGTTTCGTCGTGCGCGGCCGACGGGCCGGCGGCGCCCTGATCGGCGTCGCCGCCGCCCTCCAGCCGACGGTGCTGCTCTTCGCGCCCTTACTGTGGTTCACCGGCCGCCGCCGCGCCGCCGCCTCGCTCGGCGCCGCCTTCGCCGCCGGTACGGCACTGGCCTGGGCCGCGATGCCCCACGACTCGTCCGCCTACTGGGTCCACCACCTGGCCGGCACCGGCCTGGGCGGCCCGGCCGACGACCTCGCCAACCAGTCCCTGCACGGCGCCCTGCTCCGCCTCGGCCTCACCGGCCCGCTGGAGATCGGCCTGTTCCTCACCCTCGGCGCGGCCGTCGCCGTGCTCGGCGTGCGCCGCGCGGTGCGCTACGCGCGCGACGGCCAGCTGCTGCTCGCCGTCGCCGTCACCGGCTGCGCGGCGATCGCGGTCTCCCCGACCGCCTGGCAGCACCAGCTCCTGTGGATCCTCCTCGCGGTCGTCGGGCGGGTCGGCAGGCGGGCCGCCGACCGCCCGGTCTGGCCGGTCGCGGTCATCCTGGTGATGACCGTCCCGGCCAAGTGGATGCTGCCGGACATGGGCTTCCTGCACCCACTGCGGGACAACCTGGTGATCCTGGCGGCGGTCCTCGCCGCCGTGGCGATCCCCTTCGTCCCCCGCACCTCGCCGTACTTCCGCTCGCCGGTCCCCACGGAGTACGCCGCCCCGGTCCCGGCCCGCTACCGGCACATCCCGCTGCTGCCGTTCCTGCGGCGGGTCCTGGCCCGCCCGAACCTGCTCCTGGAGATGCTGCTCATCCGCGTCACCTACGCCGCGTACTCGCAGGTCCGGCTCGCCGCGACCGGCGGCACCATCTCGGGCGGCCGGGAGCGGGCCGAGCACCACGGCGAGCAGATCATGGCGATCGAGCGCGTCCTGCGCCTCGACATCGAGCACGCCGTCAACCACGCCGTCGTCGGGATCGGCTGGCTGCGCGGCTTCTTCGACTTCTACTACACCTCGTTCCACTTCGCCGTCCCGCTCACGGTCCTCGGCCTCCTGTACTGGCGCCGCCCCGTCGACTACCGCTGGGCCCGCTCCACCCTCGGCCTGACCACCCTGCTCGCCCTGATCGGCTTCTGGCTCTACCCGCTCGCCCCGCCCCGCCTCATGCCGGACCTCGGCATCATCGACACCGTCCACGGCGTCCAGGACTTCTCCCAGCCCGACTACGGCACCCTCACCTCCCTCACCAACCAGTACGCGGCGATGCCCTCGCTGCACTTCGGCTGGTCCCTGTGGTGCGGCCTGGTGATCGCCCTCGTCGCGCCCAGGGGGTGGATGAAGGCCCTGGGACTCCTCCACCCCCTGTTCACCGTCATGGCCATCGTCGCCACCGGCAACCACTGGGTGCTGGACGCGGTGGGCGGCGCGGTCGTCGTCCTCGCCGGCTTCGGACTCGTGTACATCCTTCAGGGCCCCAGGGCGTCGGCCGCCGCGCACTCGAACCAGACCGTCTTGCCGCCGCCGGGCCCCGCGTCCACCCCCCACTTGTCGGCCACCGCGTCCAGCAGCACCAGCCCGCGGCCGCTCTCTGAGTCCGGGGAGACCTCACGGGAGAAGGACGGCACCTGA
- the gap gene encoding type I glyceraldehyde-3-phosphate dehydrogenase: protein MTRIAINGFGRIGRNVLRALLERDSALEVVAVNDLTEPATLARLLAYDSTAGRLGRPVTVDGDVLVVDGRRIKVLAEREPARLPWADLGVDIVLEATGRFTSAKDARAHLDAGAKKVLVSAPSDGADVTLAFGVNTDAYDPAVHTVVSNASCTTNALAPLAAVLDELAGIEHGFMTTVHAYTQEQNLQDGPHRDARRARAAGVNIVPTTTGAAKAIGLVLPNLDGKLSGDSIRVPVPVGSIVELNTTVAREVTRDDVLAAYRAAAEGPLAGILEYSEDPLVSSDITGNPASSIFDSALTRVDGRHVKVVAWYDNEWGFSNRVIDTLQLLAAR from the coding sequence ATGACTCGCATCGCCATCAACGGATTCGGCCGTATCGGACGCAATGTGCTGCGCGCCCTGCTGGAGCGGGACAGCGCGCTGGAGGTCGTCGCCGTCAACGACCTGACGGAGCCCGCCACTCTGGCCCGGCTGCTCGCCTACGACAGCACGGCCGGCCGGCTCGGGCGCCCGGTGACCGTCGACGGGGACGTCCTCGTCGTCGACGGCCGCCGGATCAAGGTGCTGGCCGAGCGGGAACCGGCGCGGCTGCCGTGGGCCGACCTCGGCGTGGACATCGTCCTGGAGGCCACCGGCCGCTTCACCTCGGCCAAGGACGCCCGCGCCCACCTCGACGCGGGGGCGAAGAAGGTGCTCGTCAGCGCGCCGTCGGACGGCGCCGACGTCACGCTCGCGTTCGGGGTCAACACGGACGCCTACGACCCGGCCGTGCACACGGTCGTCTCGAACGCCTCCTGCACCACCAACGCGCTCGCGCCGCTGGCCGCGGTCCTCGACGAACTCGCCGGCATCGAGCACGGGTTCATGACGACGGTGCACGCCTACACGCAGGAGCAGAACCTCCAGGACGGTCCGCACCGCGACGCCCGCCGCGCCCGGGCCGCCGGTGTCAACATCGTGCCGACCACGACCGGCGCCGCCAAGGCGATCGGCCTGGTGCTGCCGAACCTCGACGGCAAGCTGTCGGGCGACTCGATCCGCGTACCGGTGCCGGTGGGCTCGATCGTCGAGCTCAACACGACCGTCGCCCGCGAGGTGACGCGCGACGACGTGCTGGCCGCGTACCGCGCCGCGGCGGAGGGGCCGCTCGCCGGCATCCTCGAGTACTCGGAGGACCCGCTCGTGTCGTCCGACATCACCGGCAACCCCGCCTCGTCGATCTTCGACTCGGCCCTCACCCGCGTCGACGGCCGCCACGTCAAGGTGGTCGCCTGGTACGACAACGAGTGGGGCTTCTCGAACCGGGTGATCGACACCCTCCAGCTCCTCGCCGCCCGCTGA
- a CDS encoding ABC transporter ATP-binding protein, with amino-acid sequence MIRFEDVSVTYDGAPEPTVRQVDFEVPEGELVLLVGPSGAGKSTILNAVSGLVPHFTGGTLRGRVTVAGRDTRTHKPRELADVVGTVGQDPLSHFVTDTVEDELAYGMESLGLPPQVMRRRVEETLDLLGLAALRHRPIATLSGGQQQRVAIGSVLTPHPSVLVLDEPTSALDPAAAEEVLAVLQRLVHDLGTTVLMAEHRLERVVQYADQVLLLPAPGAPPVLGAPAGTMAVSPVVPPVVELGRLAGWSPLPLTVRDARRRAADLRARLQDKDQEKEKEKEKDEEQDEEQEREGAAAAVAAACEPVPPRPRRWFRGRRPAPAAPPAPYAAEVRSLAVRRGPVRALRHVDLTVSPGETVALMGRNGAGKSTLLSSLVGLVEPASGSVRVGGAVPHRTPPRELVRRVGLVPQEPRDLLYADTVAAECAAADEDAGAAPGTCRALVTRLLPGVADDTHPRDLSEGQRLTLALAVVLAARPPLLLLDEPTRGLDYAAKARLAVLLRGLAADGHAIVLATHDVELAAELAHRVVLLAEGEVIADGPTADVVVSSPSFAPQVTKILAPQRWLTVAQVAEALA; translated from the coding sequence GTGATCCGCTTCGAGGACGTCTCCGTGACGTATGACGGGGCCCCGGAACCCACCGTCCGCCAGGTGGACTTCGAGGTCCCGGAAGGCGAACTGGTGCTGCTCGTCGGCCCGTCCGGGGCCGGCAAGTCGACGATCCTGAACGCCGTGAGCGGGCTGGTCCCGCACTTCACGGGCGGCACCCTGCGCGGCCGGGTCACGGTCGCCGGCCGCGACACCCGGACCCACAAGCCGCGTGAACTCGCCGACGTGGTGGGCACGGTGGGCCAGGATCCGCTGTCCCACTTCGTCACCGACACCGTCGAGGACGAACTCGCCTACGGCATGGAGTCGCTGGGCCTGCCGCCGCAGGTGATGCGCCGCCGGGTGGAGGAGACGCTGGACCTGCTGGGCCTCGCCGCCCTGCGCCACCGGCCGATCGCCACGCTCTCCGGCGGCCAGCAGCAGCGGGTGGCGATCGGTTCGGTGCTCACCCCGCACCCGAGCGTGCTGGTCCTCGACGAGCCGACCTCGGCCCTGGACCCGGCCGCCGCCGAGGAGGTGCTGGCCGTCCTCCAGCGGCTCGTCCACGACCTGGGGACGACCGTGCTGATGGCGGAGCACCGGCTGGAACGGGTCGTGCAGTACGCCGACCAGGTGCTGCTCCTGCCCGCCCCCGGCGCCCCGCCCGTGCTCGGTGCGCCGGCCGGGACGATGGCCGTGTCACCGGTGGTCCCGCCGGTGGTGGAGCTGGGCCGGCTGGCGGGCTGGTCCCCGCTGCCGCTGACGGTCCGCGACGCCCGCAGACGGGCGGCGGACCTGCGCGCACGCCTCCAGGACAAGGACCAGGAGAAGGAGAAGGAGAAGGAGAAGGACGAGGAGCAGGACGAGGAGCAGGAGAGGGAGGGCGCGGCGGCTGCCGTGGCGGCGGCCTGCGAGCCCGTCCCGCCCAGGCCGCGCCGCTGGTTCCGCGGGCGGCGGCCCGCCCCTGCCGCCCCTCCCGCCCCGTACGCCGCCGAGGTGCGTTCCCTCGCCGTCCGCCGCGGCCCGGTCCGGGCGCTGCGCCACGTCGACCTGACCGTCTCCCCGGGTGAGACCGTCGCCCTCATGGGCCGCAACGGCGCCGGCAAGTCCACCCTCCTGTCCTCCCTGGTCGGGCTGGTGGAGCCGGCCTCCGGATCGGTCCGCGTCGGCGGCGCGGTCCCGCACCGCACCCCGCCGCGGGAGCTGGTCCGGCGGGTCGGCCTGGTCCCGCAGGAGCCCCGGGACCTGCTGTACGCCGACACGGTCGCCGCCGAGTGCGCGGCGGCCGACGAGGACGCGGGCGCCGCACCGGGCACCTGCCGGGCGCTGGTGACGCGGTTGCTGCCGGGGGTCGCCGACGACACGCATCCGAGGGACCTCTCCGAGGGGCAGCGGCTCACCCTGGCCCTGGCGGTCGTGCTGGCCGCCCGTCCGCCGCTGCTCCTGCTGGACGAGCCGACCCGGGGGCTGGACTACGCGGCGAAGGCGCGCCTTGCCGTGCTGCTGCGGGGGCTGGCCGCGGACGGGCACGCGATCGTGCTGGCCACGCATGACGTGGAGCTGGCCGCCGAGCTGGCGCATCGCGTCGTGCTGCTCGCCGAGGGCGAGGTGATCGCGGACGGCCCGACGGCCGACGTCGTGGTGTCGTCCCCGTCGTTCGCCCCCCAGGTGACGAAGATCCTCGCGCCGCAGAGGTGGCTCACGGTCGCCCAGGTGGCGGAGGCGCTGGCATGA
- a CDS encoding helix-turn-helix domain-containing protein — protein sequence MHINVLDPGASPLDYYGFELRRLREAAGLTQRQLGEIVNYTGSLVGQIETARKVPTQEFSERVDAALGTDGLLSRLVPLVLRSQLPAWFRQVAELEARATEICTFQMNMVHGLLQTEPYARAVLSVLDETDLDDRTAVRLARQQIFGKEQPPVFWAVLSEAALHQEIGGREVMLGQLRHLLSFQKNPRVNIQVLPYEVGEHAGLTGSFNLYRFEGDPPIVYTEGYGSGHPSANPETVNDCSLRYDHLRAAALSLRDSAELIRRVMEERYGEHRDSVGGPVA from the coding sequence GTGCACATCAATGTTCTCGATCCGGGTGCGTCGCCGCTTGATTACTACGGCTTCGAGTTGCGTCGCCTGAGAGAGGCGGCGGGGCTGACGCAGCGGCAGCTCGGGGAGATCGTCAACTACACCGGGTCGCTGGTGGGCCAGATCGAGACAGCGCGGAAGGTTCCGACCCAGGAGTTCAGCGAGCGGGTGGACGCGGCGCTGGGGACCGACGGGTTGCTGTCGCGGCTCGTCCCCCTGGTTCTGCGCAGTCAGCTCCCCGCGTGGTTCCGGCAGGTCGCGGAGCTGGAGGCACGGGCCACCGAGATCTGCACCTTTCAGATGAACATGGTGCACGGCCTGCTTCAGACCGAGCCGTATGCGCGCGCCGTACTGAGCGTGCTGGACGAGACCGACCTCGATGACCGGACCGCTGTGCGGCTGGCCCGTCAGCAGATCTTCGGGAAAGAACAGCCACCGGTGTTCTGGGCGGTGTTGAGCGAGGCCGCACTGCATCAGGAGATCGGTGGCCGGGAGGTCATGCTCGGGCAACTGCGACACCTGTTGTCATTCCAGAAGAATCCCAGGGTCAACATCCAGGTGCTGCCTTACGAGGTTGGCGAGCACGCGGGACTGACAGGCTCATTCAACCTCTACCGCTTCGAGGGCGACCCGCCCATCGTCTACACGGAGGGCTACGGCAGCGGCCATCCCAGCGCCAATCCGGAGACCGTCAACGACTGTTCGCTCCGTTACGATCATCTGCGAGCCGCCGCCCTCTCCCTCAGAGATTCGGCGGAGCTGATCCGACGCGTGATGGAGGAACGCTATGGCGAGCACCGCGATTCCGTCGGGGGTCCAGTGGCGTAA
- a CDS encoding transglycosylase SLT domain-containing protein has product MSVARIARRIASPKKALTTAAVAAAATGMALTAAPAHAATTASPSEAKAIAKQLIPSAAQYNAFSKIVEHESGWDVDATNPSSGAYGLVQALPGSKMAAAGADWKTNAKTQIKWGLDYMNSRYGSPVGAWNFWQANGWY; this is encoded by the coding sequence GTGTCTGTCGCCCGCATCGCCCGCCGCATCGCGTCCCCGAAGAAGGCCCTCACCACCGCCGCCGTGGCCGCCGCCGCCACCGGCATGGCGCTGACCGCCGCTCCGGCGCACGCCGCGACGACTGCTTCACCGTCCGAGGCGAAGGCGATCGCGAAGCAGCTGATCCCGAGCGCCGCCCAGTACAACGCCTTCAGCAAGATCGTCGAGCACGAGAGCGGCTGGGACGTCGACGCCACCAACCCGTCCTCCGGCGCGTACGGCCTGGTCCAGGCCCTGCCCGGCTCCAAGATGGCCGCCGCCGGCGCCGACTGGAAGACCAACGCCAAGACCCAGATCAAGTGGGGTCTGGACTACATGAACTCCCGCTACGGCAGCCCGGTCGGCGCCTGGAACTTCTGGCAGGCGAACGGCTGGTACTGA
- a CDS encoding FHA domain-containing protein produces MLELTMASVSGADAGATAGMLMADAPSEPGAVLRVGRDASVCRLVTPEDWLFVSRTHLEFLCGPDGAWQVTWLRGSQPEPSSEVRLTVGDHAQPLAYGGTAPLPRGGNGEVVIQDRTAPRSVNVGFYHEV; encoded by the coding sequence GTGCTCGAACTGACCATGGCCTCCGTCTCCGGGGCGGACGCGGGCGCCACGGCCGGCATGCTGATGGCTGACGCGCCCAGCGAGCCGGGAGCCGTGCTGCGGGTGGGCCGCGACGCGTCGGTGTGCCGGCTGGTGACGCCGGAGGACTGGCTGTTCGTCTCGCGGACGCACCTGGAGTTCCTGTGCGGCCCGGACGGCGCCTGGCAGGTGACCTGGCTGCGCGGCTCCCAGCCGGAGCCCTCCTCGGAGGTGCGGCTGACCGTCGGCGACCACGCGCAGCCCCTCGCCTACGGCGGCACCGCACCGCTGCCGCGCGGCGGCAACGGCGAGGTCGTCATCCAGGACCGCACCGCCCCGCGCAGCGTGAACGTGGGCTTCTACCACGAGGTGTGA
- a CDS encoding DUF397 domain-containing protein produces the protein MASTAIPSGVQWRKSSYSGDEGGECVECAPIGDLAWRKSSYSSDQGGDCVEVADLPTAVAVRDSKNPGGPVLTLAPVAFSEFVDWAAQR, from the coding sequence ATGGCGAGCACCGCGATTCCGTCGGGGGTCCAGTGGCGTAAGTCGAGCTACAGCGGCGACGAGGGCGGCGAGTGCGTCGAATGCGCGCCGATCGGCGACCTGGCGTGGCGTAAGTCCAGCTACAGCAGCGATCAGGGCGGCGATTGTGTCGAGGTCGCCGACCTCCCCACCGCCGTTGCCGTCCGCGACTCCAAGAACCCCGGGGGACCCGTGCTCACGCTCGCGCCCGTCGCGTTCTCGGAGTTCGTCGACTGGGCCGCGCAGCGGTGA
- a CDS encoding GNAT family N-acetyltransferase encodes MTSSTTAWTVAPEPVGSPDALALWRAYYTEVSDRWYLLRENRRTDPDELEREIAAGAEGGLTPPGGRLLVARYGGTAAGTAGVRRTADPAVAELTRVYLLPDRRGRGGAALLVAAAEDAARALGASRLVLDTRGDLVEARTLYARLGYRETAPHNDAPYAEHWFAKDLG; translated from the coding sequence ATGACTTCTTCGACGACGGCCTGGACCGTCGCCCCCGAGCCCGTCGGCTCCCCCGACGCCCTCGCCCTGTGGCGGGCGTACTACACGGAGGTCAGCGACCGCTGGTACCTGCTGCGCGAGAACCGCCGCACCGACCCCGACGAGCTGGAGCGGGAGATCGCGGCCGGGGCCGAGGGCGGCCTGACCCCGCCGGGCGGGCGGCTGCTGGTCGCGCGGTACGGCGGCACGGCGGCCGGCACGGCGGGCGTACGGCGCACCGCGGACCCGGCGGTCGCCGAGCTGACGCGGGTGTACCTGCTGCCGGACCGGCGCGGCAGGGGCGGCGCCGCCCTCCTGGTGGCCGCCGCCGAGGACGCCGCCCGCGCCCTGGGCGCGAGCCGGCTGGTCCTGGACACGCGGGGCGACCTGGTGGAGGCGCGGACGCTGTACGCGCGGCTCGGCTACCGGGAGACCGCCCCGCACAACGACGCGCCGTACGCCGAGCACTGGTTCGCCAAGGACCTCGGCTGA
- a CDS encoding GlxA family transcriptional regulator: MPASRLHRVAVLVLEGAKPLDVGIPAQVFTTRASMPYEVRVCGAAPGLVTGGDGLAYHVGHGLDALAWADIVFVPGYRFPDREDPPRAVVDALIAAHHRGARLAAISTGAFALAATGLLDGRRATTHWHYTRALKARHPLVRVDENVLFVDEGSLLTSAGAASGIDLCLHILRGDLGVAASNHAARRLVAAPYRSGGQAQYVPRSVPEPLGERFADTREWALHRLGEPLTLDLLARQAGVSPRTFSRRFVEETGYTPMQWVMRARVDLARELLERSQRSVEQIAADAGLGTGANLRLHFQRILGTTPSEYRRTFTRGE, from the coding sequence GTGCCAGCCTCCCGCCTGCACCGCGTCGCCGTCCTGGTGCTCGAGGGTGCGAAGCCGCTCGACGTGGGCATCCCCGCGCAGGTCTTCACGACCCGCGCGAGCATGCCGTACGAGGTGCGGGTGTGCGGGGCGGCACCCGGTCTCGTGACCGGCGGTGACGGCCTCGCGTACCACGTCGGCCACGGCCTCGACGCGCTCGCGTGGGCCGACATCGTCTTCGTCCCCGGCTACCGGTTCCCCGACCGCGAGGACCCGCCGCGGGCCGTCGTCGACGCGCTGATCGCGGCCCACCACCGCGGCGCGCGGCTCGCCGCCATCTCGACGGGTGCCTTCGCGCTCGCCGCCACGGGTCTGCTCGACGGCAGGCGCGCCACGACGCACTGGCACTACACGCGGGCGCTCAAGGCCAGGCACCCCCTGGTCCGGGTCGACGAGAACGTGCTGTTCGTCGACGAGGGCAGCCTGCTCACCTCGGCCGGTGCCGCCTCCGGCATCGACCTGTGCCTGCACATCCTGCGCGGCGACCTCGGGGTGGCCGCCTCCAACCACGCCGCCCGGCGCCTGGTCGCGGCCCCCTACCGCAGCGGCGGCCAGGCCCAGTACGTGCCGCGCAGTGTCCCCGAGCCGCTCGGCGAGCGGTTCGCCGACACCCGCGAGTGGGCGCTGCACCGGCTCGGCGAGCCCCTCACCCTCGACCTGCTGGCGCGGCAGGCGGGGGTCTCTCCGCGCACGTTCTCCCGGCGCTTCGTCGAGGAGACCGGGTACACGCCGATGCAGTGGGTGATGCGCGCCCGGGTCGACCTGGCACGGGAGCTGCTGGAGCGCTCGCAGCGCAGCGTCGAGCAGATCGCCGCCGATGCCGGGCTCGGCACCGGCGCGAACCTGCGCCTGCACTTCCAGCGCATCCTCGGCACCACGCCGAGCGAGTACCGGCGCACCTTCACCCGGGGCGAGTGA
- a CDS encoding O-methyltransferase translates to MSEPQIWDTVDAYFSARLSPDDEPLRAALRDSEAAGLPQIGVTAPQGKFLRLLAEIQGARTVLEIGTLGGYSTIWLARALPGDGRLISLEYEPRHAEVATRNIARAGLEKIVEVRVGPALETLPRLADENPPPFDLVFIDADKANNARYVEWALRLTRAGSLIVVDNVVRGGRVADGGSDAPDVQGTRAAIELIATHPRLSGTAIQTVGPKGYDGFALARVLG, encoded by the coding sequence ATGAGCGAGCCGCAGATCTGGGACACCGTCGACGCGTACTTCTCCGCCCGCCTCTCCCCCGACGACGAGCCGCTGCGCGCGGCGCTGCGCGACAGCGAGGCCGCGGGACTGCCGCAGATCGGCGTCACCGCGCCGCAGGGCAAGTTCCTCCGGCTGCTCGCCGAGATCCAGGGCGCGCGCACCGTCCTGGAGATCGGCACCCTCGGCGGCTACAGCACCATCTGGCTCGCCCGCGCGCTGCCCGGGGACGGGCGGCTGATCTCGCTGGAGTACGAGCCCAGGCACGCCGAGGTCGCCACCCGCAACATCGCCCGCGCGGGCCTGGAGAAGATCGTGGAGGTGCGGGTCGGGCCCGCGCTGGAGACCCTGCCCCGGCTGGCCGACGAGAATCCGCCACCCTTCGACCTCGTCTTCATCGACGCGGACAAGGCCAACAACGCCCGGTACGTGGAGTGGGCGCTGCGGCTCACCCGCGCGGGCAGCCTGATCGTCGTCGACAACGTGGTGCGGGGCGGACGGGTCGCCGACGGCGGCAGCGACGCACCGGACGTGCAGGGCACCCGCGCGGCCATCGAACTGATCGCCACCCATCCCAGGCTGAGCGGCACGGCGATCCAGACGGTGGGCCCGAAGGGGTACGACGGTTTCGCGCTGGCCCGGGTGCTGGGCTGA
- a CDS encoding ECF transporter S component translates to MTRQARPIRLGPRSVVALALTSAVGAASLLWPFFAPPAAAVAGHSQDAPWLFAGLLVLLVAVVGAAIAESGLGAKAVAMLGVLAAAGAALRPIGAGTAGIEPMFFLMVLSGRVLGPGFGFALGSLSMFASALLTGGVGPWMPFQMLSMGWFTMGAGLLPGPHRLRGRAELALLAGYGFLAAFAYGLVMNAQGWPFLPQDLGNPTGTSSIAPDPTAGTAANFARFLAYCLATSLGWDLGRALVTVVLTFALGPAVLKALRRATRRAAFETGVTFEAPKGTSVSEAAHRAQITYDRK, encoded by the coding sequence ATGACGCGCCAGGCCCGCCCGATCCGTCTCGGGCCGCGTTCGGTCGTCGCCCTCGCGCTGACCAGCGCGGTCGGCGCGGCCTCGCTGCTGTGGCCGTTCTTCGCACCGCCGGCCGCGGCGGTGGCGGGCCACAGCCAGGACGCCCCCTGGCTCTTCGCCGGCCTGCTGGTGCTGCTGGTCGCCGTGGTGGGCGCGGCGATCGCGGAGTCGGGGCTGGGCGCGAAGGCGGTGGCCATGCTCGGGGTGCTGGCGGCGGCGGGGGCCGCGCTGCGGCCGATCGGCGCGGGCACGGCGGGCATCGAGCCGATGTTCTTCCTGATGGTGCTGAGCGGCCGGGTCCTGGGCCCGGGCTTCGGCTTCGCCCTGGGCTCGCTGAGCATGTTCGCGTCCGCGCTGCTGACGGGGGGCGTGGGGCCGTGGATGCCGTTCCAGATGCTGTCGATGGGCTGGTTCACGATGGGCGCGGGGCTGCTGCCGGGCCCGCACCGGCTGCGCGGCCGCGCGGAGCTGGCGCTGCTCGCCGGGTACGGCTTCCTGGCCGCGTTCGCGTACGGGCTGGTGATGAACGCGCAGGGCTGGCCCTTCCTGCCGCAGGATCTCGGCAACCCCACCGGCACGTCGAGCATCGCCCCGGATCCCACCGCGGGCACCGCCGCGAACTTCGCCCGCTTCCTCGCCTACTGCCTCGCCACCTCCCTCGGCTGGGACCTCGGCCGCGCCCTTGTGACGGTGGTCCTCACGTTCGCCCTCGGTCCCGCCGTCCTGAAGGCCCTCCGGCGGGCCACACGCCGTGCCGCCTTCGAGACGGGGGTCACTTTCGAGGCTCCGAAAGGGACCTCCGTGAGTGAAGCGGCCCACAGGGCCCAGATCACATACGACAGGAAATAG
- a CDS encoding DUF1992 domain-containing protein yields the protein MTERKPPGVSFESWTDKQIRDARARGEFENLPGAGKPLPGDLEADYDEQWWIKRKLAREGVSVLPPGLALRKEAEDALIAAVSAPSERIARKIITDVNVKIRDMMYKPPPGPPLGLKPYDVEDVVRRWREGREGRPEHGET from the coding sequence ATGACCGAGCGAAAGCCACCCGGCGTGAGCTTCGAGTCCTGGACCGACAAACAGATCCGCGACGCCCGGGCGCGCGGCGAGTTCGAGAACCTGCCCGGCGCGGGCAAGCCCCTCCCCGGCGACCTGGAAGCCGACTACGACGAGCAGTGGTGGATCAAGCGGAAGCTGGCCCGCGAGGGCGTCTCCGTGCTGCCGCCCGGCCTGGCGCTCCGCAAGGAGGCGGAGGACGCCCTGATCGCGGCGGTCTCGGCGCCCTCGGAACGCATCGCCCGCAAGATCATCACCGATGTCAACGTCAAGATCCGCGACATGATGTACAAGCCCCCGCCCGGCCCCCCGCTCGGCCTGAAGCCGTACGACGTCGAGGACGTCGTACGGCGGTGGCGGGAAGGACGCGAGGGGCGCCCGGAGCACGGGGAGACCTGA